From one Sulfurimonas sp. HSL-3221 genomic stretch:
- a CDS encoding WD40 repeat domain-containing protein, whose amino-acid sequence MGLYLANTLPYQATRYVESFDCFNKDDKTMLYTYTLALKYRMQHVESMEDLEKSDLDYWRLWHIVSDIGSACKLHYSFDNVLEAIITPTESDRKVLKKLRRVEGRIHTDGSSESSKRMREYDAKLRARVLANKPVYSVEPKGDDKRDYDLTSLKQLPENTIPRNVYESIDHMETTRKNKEMLFRLAYLKEEILRNYDRPKKRHAMQQEIVYLEQCQRRLDLYQKSGDRLNEKRKLVSSITSYSNYYPLKTDFLPNEISAYCENNITAMTLAPVDVAIEKPAPKHNKMPVFATSQAYINSYGRAPGTKTKMQAYLNEIRAAIGKQNGDIGTGLKVLRLQDCIKDETPFLQLLKTDIEQEGLKEAFGTYVVQPMFWWATTIGMKMKQEGESEELKHFFDCNQTALLQPKAATTVRKTAAQKPGFTRAAMGAGISQKDSILKYYAKVFENRPTHDLTNSKAVEAGIIDSKWIDQENKIIPAFGSSVRIEGMPQGGMKLTYEGVPGGNLCSGFVTMNKNDAIHFDRKRYQGIDYILLNNHKLRINHMVGKHVERLCGEQEENSVSFVKERTTKEYQYGPQPIASAFDVAQKADVIMETRHAPYGFAHSDRGSSFFVSGQDARIFDKERKLPPKALPRDMAYSFQPVMSPDGKTLAVGSRDKIYLWDIQGNKLRKTLDGLPKGAKNLMHFLSDNKTLVAGAGKSIYFFNTENENIIEITPKFIEKEKKYFTPRISAVGESPDGTTIYIGSSNGHVERWQKKGSGTGNMKFTYSDTIEDKQVRDIGAIAHDPRNSDHLMVCNGQNIRFWDVNKKSIVETLDADFYMQCKHLEMSKDHRYLMASSQSGVFLWKLGSKVQYEVLTGGDIRGAIFIDENHIATIGREIALWQLEAK is encoded by the coding sequence TTGGGACTATATCTCGCCAACACGCTTCCCTATCAGGCGACCCGATACGTAGAATCATTCGACTGCTTCAACAAAGACGACAAGACGATGCTCTATACGTACACACTTGCACTCAAATACCGGATGCAACATGTCGAAAGTATGGAAGATCTTGAAAAGAGCGATCTAGACTACTGGAGGCTTTGGCATATTGTGAGCGACATTGGGAGTGCCTGCAAGCTCCATTATTCATTTGACAATGTTCTCGAAGCGATCATCACCCCGACAGAAAGCGATCGAAAAGTACTGAAAAAACTGCGCAGGGTGGAGGGACGCATTCACACGGACGGATCATCGGAGTCGTCAAAACGGATGCGCGAGTATGACGCCAAACTCCGCGCCCGTGTTTTAGCGAACAAGCCGGTATACAGCGTCGAACCGAAAGGTGACGACAAACGCGATTATGACCTCACATCGCTCAAGCAGCTGCCTGAAAATACGATACCGCGTAATGTTTATGAAAGTATCGACCATATGGAGACTACCCGCAAAAACAAGGAGATGCTGTTCAGACTTGCCTATCTCAAAGAGGAGATACTCCGCAATTACGACCGTCCCAAAAAGCGGCACGCGATGCAGCAGGAGATCGTCTATCTCGAACAGTGCCAGCGGCGGCTGGATCTGTATCAAAAGAGCGGTGACAGACTGAACGAAAAGCGCAAGCTGGTATCTTCAATTACTTCCTATTCAAACTATTACCCACTGAAAACCGACTTTCTGCCCAACGAGATCAGCGCATACTGTGAGAACAATATCACGGCGATGACGCTTGCTCCCGTCGACGTCGCTATTGAAAAACCGGCGCCCAAACATAACAAGATGCCCGTATTCGCCACATCCCAGGCGTACATCAACAGCTACGGCAGAGCCCCCGGAACCAAGACGAAGATGCAGGCGTACCTCAACGAGATCAGAGCGGCGATAGGGAAGCAGAACGGCGATATCGGCACGGGCCTGAAGGTACTCCGCCTGCAAGACTGCATCAAAGACGAAACGCCTTTTCTTCAGTTGCTGAAAACTGACATCGAACAGGAGGGGCTCAAAGAGGCGTTCGGCACCTATGTGGTACAGCCGATGTTCTGGTGGGCGACAACCATCGGTATGAAGATGAAGCAGGAGGGAGAGAGTGAAGAACTCAAGCACTTCTTCGACTGCAACCAGACGGCGCTTTTACAACCCAAAGCCGCCACGACGGTCCGGAAGACGGCGGCACAAAAGCCCGGTTTCACAAGAGCTGCCATGGGAGCCGGGATCAGTCAGAAAGACAGCATCCTCAAGTATTACGCCAAGGTCTTTGAAAACAGACCTACTCACGACCTGACCAACAGTAAAGCCGTTGAAGCCGGGATTATCGACAGCAAATGGATCGATCAGGAGAACAAGATCATTCCGGCTTTCGGCAGCAGCGTCCGTATCGAGGGGATGCCCCAGGGCGGCATGAAGCTGACATACGAAGGCGTTCCCGGCGGAAACCTCTGCAGCGGTTTTGTGACTATGAACAAGAATGACGCCATCCATTTTGACAGGAAAAGGTATCAAGGCATCGACTACATCCTCCTCAACAACCACAAGCTCCGGATCAACCATATGGTCGGCAAGCATGTAGAGCGCCTGTGCGGCGAACAGGAGGAAAACAGCGTTTCGTTTGTCAAAGAACGGACGACCAAAGAGTACCAATACGGCCCCCAACCCATTGCCAGCGCTTTTGACGTGGCCCAAAAAGCCGACGTGATCATGGAGACACGCCATGCTCCATACGGTTTCGCACACTCCGATAGAGGCAGCAGTTTTTTTGTCAGCGGTCAGGACGCCAGAATATTTGACAAAGAACGGAAGCTTCCTCCCAAAGCCCTCCCCCGGGACATGGCTTACAGTTTCCAACCCGTGATGTCACCCGACGGCAAAACGCTGGCAGTTGGGAGCAGGGACAAAATATACCTTTGGGATATTCAGGGAAACAAACTTCGGAAAACACTTGACGGTCTGCCCAAAGGTGCCAAGAACCTCATGCATTTTTTGTCAGACAATAAAACCCTGGTGGCCGGGGCAGGCAAAAGCATCTATTTTTTCAATACGGAGAATGAAAATATCATAGAGATCACTCCGAAATTCATTGAAAAGGAGAAGAAATATTTTACACCGAGGATCAGCGCTGTCGGGGAATCGCCGGATGGTACGACGATTTACATCGGCAGCAGCAACGGGCATGTGGAGCGTTGGCAGAAAAAGGGAAGTGGTACGGGAAATATGAAATTCACCTACTCGGACACCATCGAAGACAAACAGGTCCGCGATATCGGTGCCATCGCCCACGATCCGAGGAACTCTGATCATTTGATGGTCTGCAACGGGCAAAACATCCGTTTTTGGGATGTGAACAAAAAATCGATCGTCGAGACCCTTGACGCCGATTTTTATATGCAGTGCAAGCACCTCGAAATGAGCAAAGACCACAGGTATCTTATGGCGTCAAGCCAATCTGGCGTATTTCTATGGAAACTGGGCAGCAAGGTCCAGTATGAGGTTCTCACCGGCGGGGACATCAGAGGCGCCATCTTCATAGACGAAAATCATATTGCCACGATCGGCAGGGAGATTGCGTTGTGGCAGCTGGAGGCAAAATAG
- a CDS encoding iron-containing alcohol dehydrogenase, with amino-acid sequence MTDFTYHNPTKIEFGRDKEKAIGDHIAAAGIKKVLLTFGSDRIKKDGLFDTVVASLKANGIEYVELGGIVSNPLLSKVYEGVEAAKSEGVGAILSVGGGSVLDSSKAIAAGSLYDGDVWDFFIGKSVIEKALPVFDIITLAATGSEMNTYAVVTNEKTQQKFSIASPHVYPRVSVVNPELQKSVSKEYLVYSAADIIAHSIEGYFTASYHPDIIAKYIEANISTVMSTTETLLADPDDYDARGEFAWAATQALNGTTTLGVAGYSFPNHMIEHSLSALFNVAHGAGLSVIMPAWMKWYHKQNEAQFERFAKNLFGKESAMEGIEALEQWFDKVGTPTKLSQFSIKESDIDAIVENAAANAKMFGLADTYTEDVLKTILKLAL; translated from the coding sequence ATGACCGATTTTACCTATCATAACCCCACCAAGATCGAATTCGGAAGAGACAAGGAAAAAGCCATCGGCGACCACATCGCCGCGGCGGGCATCAAGAAGGTGCTGCTCACCTTCGGCAGCGACCGCATCAAAAAAGACGGCCTCTTCGACACCGTCGTCGCCAGCCTGAAAGCGAACGGCATCGAGTACGTCGAACTGGGCGGCATCGTCAGCAACCCGCTGCTCTCGAAGGTGTACGAGGGGGTCGAGGCGGCGAAGAGCGAGGGCGTCGGGGCTATCCTCAGCGTCGGCGGCGGTTCCGTTTTGGACAGCTCCAAGGCCATCGCGGCAGGGAGCCTCTACGACGGGGACGTCTGGGACTTCTTCATCGGCAAAAGCGTCATCGAAAAAGCACTGCCGGTCTTTGACATCATCACCCTCGCCGCGACGGGGAGCGAGATGAACACCTACGCCGTCGTCACCAACGAGAAAACGCAGCAGAAGTTCTCCATCGCCTCGCCCCACGTCTACCCGCGGGTCTCCGTCGTCAACCCGGAGCTGCAGAAGTCCGTCTCCAAGGAGTACCTCGTCTACTCCGCCGCGGACATCATTGCCCACTCCATCGAGGGGTACTTTACCGCCTCGTACCACCCCGACATCATCGCGAAGTACATCGAGGCGAACATCTCCACCGTCATGAGCACGACGGAGACGCTTCTGGCCGACCCGGACGACTACGACGCCCGCGGCGAGTTCGCCTGGGCGGCGACGCAGGCGCTCAACGGCACGACCACCCTCGGTGTCGCGGGCTACAGCTTCCCCAACCACATGATCGAGCACAGCCTCTCGGCGCTCTTTAACGTCGCCCACGGCGCGGGCCTCTCCGTCATCATGCCCGCGTGGATGAAGTGGTACCATAAGCAGAACGAAGCCCAGTTCGAACGGTTTGCAAAGAATCTGTTTGGAAAAGAGAGTGCCATGGAGGGAATAGAAGCGCTGGAGCAGTGGTTCGACAAGGTCGGCACGCCGACCAAGCTGTCGCAGTTCTCGATCAAAGAGAGTGACATCGACGCCATCGTCGAAAACGCCGCGGCGAACGCGAAGATGTTCGGCCTGGCCGACACCTACACCGAGGACGTTCTGAAAACGATCCTCAAACTGGCGCTCTAA
- a CDS encoding ankyrin repeat domain-containing protein produces MFKNISITTALTRIVAFLSDIFLVSLVIVLFLPLLPKSYVSLFPYALIGFFWLYRVFLPLSPLRGTLGKKLFGLTLERDNSEPLTFRTLAIRETIVLGYFLYVSAALKVSELTHGNPSILLFLSLSLLPVLLIILSRDKRSLHDRIALTVVLDTIESSAPPLRTFRRLLRTVAILGLLIITGYYMLFASVMWRAAQQAQALYDQSYQRTYPTNDYGDARIRFYADALNVYVPRYIDAEDEYDIFANDIKSELAQNCIDRLQKLHDPESTGEGRSFYKNARNAYVANDKIDLAQEQEAYSSSRFYVVDTNLINEIERDITGLSARSLHSPCDDSVNVEILYDSFAKKYFESFEHQLFLEDEDKRWYETFKEHHPELILLQEQKALEAKLDDEERLIRKKEARKKMLARLRYDRSLKRGPSIFYVIANDQEKVLDELLRDRSILEVRNGNSFTPLFYAVRLRKEQSVKKLLLNGADMYADLHRMTPFDVAVTDGDRSIPIIKMFLEHGYDVNYQYLRGSTALTIAAKKCRNFALVELLLSSGADPALKDKFGGDTLTRIQASCKGKNLERMQELIAKYP; encoded by the coding sequence ATGTTTAAAAATATTTCTATTACAACCGCACTCACGAGGATTGTCGCATTCCTCTCCGACATCTTTCTGGTAAGCCTGGTCATCGTACTCTTTCTGCCACTTCTGCCGAAGTCGTATGTATCACTCTTTCCCTACGCCCTCATAGGTTTCTTTTGGCTTTACCGCGTATTTCTCCCGCTTTCTCCCCTGCGGGGCACCCTTGGGAAAAAACTATTCGGCCTGACCCTGGAGAGGGATAATTCCGAGCCACTGACATTTCGAACATTGGCCATTCGTGAAACAATCGTACTGGGATATTTCCTTTACGTGTCCGCTGCACTCAAAGTCTCTGAGCTTACGCACGGCAACCCGTCAATCCTCCTGTTTCTTAGCCTCTCGCTCCTGCCGGTACTGCTGATAATTCTGAGTCGGGACAAACGGTCCTTGCATGACCGGATCGCCCTTACTGTCGTCCTCGATACGATTGAGAGCAGTGCTCCGCCGCTACGCACTTTCAGAAGACTTTTGCGCACTGTCGCCATCCTGGGCTTACTGATCATCACAGGCTACTACATGCTCTTTGCCAGCGTCATGTGGCGAGCGGCTCAACAAGCACAGGCGCTATACGATCAATCATACCAACGGACCTATCCCACAAACGACTATGGCGATGCTCGTATCCGCTTCTATGCCGATGCGCTGAACGTCTATGTCCCGCGCTACATCGATGCCGAAGACGAATATGACATTTTTGCCAATGACATCAAATCGGAACTCGCCCAGAACTGTATCGACCGTCTCCAAAAACTGCACGATCCGGAAAGTACCGGTGAAGGCCGCTCCTTCTACAAAAATGCGCGAAACGCCTATGTCGCGAATGATAAAATTGATCTCGCCCAGGAGCAGGAAGCGTACTCAAGCAGCCGCTTTTATGTCGTCGACACGAACTTGATCAACGAGATCGAGAGAGATATTACGGGACTTTCAGCGCGGAGCCTCCATAGCCCGTGCGATGACAGCGTCAATGTTGAAATCCTCTATGACAGCTTTGCCAAAAAATATTTCGAATCATTCGAACATCAGCTCTTTCTCGAAGACGAAGATAAACGATGGTATGAAACCTTCAAGGAACACCATCCGGAGCTGATACTGCTGCAAGAACAAAAAGCGCTGGAGGCTAAACTAGATGACGAAGAACGTCTTATCAGAAAAAAAGAAGCCCGCAAAAAGATGTTGGCACGCTTGCGCTACGATCGTTCTCTCAAACGAGGACCTTCCATTTTTTACGTCATTGCCAACGATCAAGAAAAGGTATTGGATGAACTGCTTCGCGACCGTTCCATTCTTGAGGTACGCAACGGCAACAGCTTTACACCGCTGTTTTATGCCGTCCGACTGCGCAAAGAACAGAGTGTAAAAAAACTACTACTCAACGGTGCAGACATGTACGCGGATTTGCACAGGATGACTCCCTTTGATGTCGCGGTCACCGATGGAGACCGATCTATTCCGATCATCAAGATGTTCCTGGAACACGGTTACGATGTGAATTATCAATATCTTAGAGGCTCAACGGCACTGACAATTGCCGCCAAGAAATGTAGGAACTTTGCACTTGTCGAATTACTTCTGTCCAGTGGAGCCGACCCTGCTCTCAAAGACAAATTCGGCGGAGACACATTGACCCGCATACAAGCGTCTTGCAAGGGGAAAAATCTTGAGCGTATGCAGGAACTGATCGCTAAATACCCGTGA
- a CDS encoding caspase family protein, producing the protein MRKALIVGIDYYENLSSLFGCVNDSYAVKSILERHSDGSLNFSARHETASNPTNAISRAKLKDSVEELFKDDNDIALFYFAGHGYIENTGGYLVTSECTRGDDGFSLDNLLTIANDSPAKNKIIILDSCHSGIAGTPASTGNSALLKEGLTILTASSSTQYAEEKNGSGVFTTLLVDALNGSASNLVGDITPGSIYAHIDQSLGPWEQRPIFKTNVKTFTTLRKVQPPIALTDLKKIVELFDEPGVEFALDPSFEPDSDNPDDENIEKFRILQKYNRINLVVPVKEEHMYYAAMHSTGCKLTALGVHYWNLVNNNRI; encoded by the coding sequence ATGAGAAAAGCATTAATTGTAGGAATTGACTACTATGAAAATCTTTCATCACTTTTTGGTTGCGTCAATGACTCATATGCAGTCAAAAGTATTTTAGAAAGACATAGTGATGGATCATTAAATTTTTCTGCTCGACATGAAACTGCATCTAACCCAACAAATGCAATTAGTCGAGCTAAATTAAAAGATAGTGTGGAAGAACTTTTCAAAGACGATAATGATATCGCACTTTTTTATTTTGCGGGTCATGGATATATTGAGAATACTGGTGGTTACCTTGTTACTTCTGAATGTACGCGTGGAGACGATGGCTTTTCACTTGACAACTTATTGACTATAGCTAATGACTCACCAGCTAAAAACAAGATCATAATTTTAGATAGTTGTCATTCAGGCATCGCAGGAACTCCAGCATCTACAGGAAACAGCGCTTTATTGAAAGAGGGTCTTACCATTTTAACGGCATCAAGCAGTACTCAGTATGCTGAAGAAAAAAATGGATCTGGAGTCTTTACAACTTTACTAGTTGATGCTTTAAACGGAAGTGCTTCAAACTTGGTTGGAGATATAACGCCTGGCAGTATTTACGCGCACATTGATCAGTCACTTGGTCCGTGGGAACAACGTCCAATATTTAAAACCAATGTAAAAACCTTCACCACTCTGAGAAAAGTACAACCACCAATCGCATTAACAGATCTCAAAAAAATTGTTGAGTTATTTGATGAACCAGGAGTTGAATTTGCTTTAGATCCTAGTTTTGAACCTGATAGTGACAATCCGGATGATGAAAACATTGAAAAGTTTAGAATTCTTCAAAAATATAATCGTATTAATTTAGTCGTTCCTGTGAAAGAAGAACATATGTACTATGCAGCAATGCATTCGACAGGTTGCAAATTGACGGCACTCGGTGTCCATTACTGGAATCTTGTCAATAATAACAGAATATAA
- the soxZ gene encoding thiosulfate oxidation carrier complex protein SoxZ: protein MRIKAKLKGNVVSVKAMAKHDMWTYDIAEKKTGDRNNANFITHIDAKVGAATVMDASVSQFLSKNPIFKFAFKGDFKAGDELVMTWVDLKGNTKTSKAKIK from the coding sequence ATGAGAATCAAAGCAAAACTCAAAGGTAATGTTGTTTCTGTAAAAGCGATGGCGAAGCACGACATGTGGACATACGATATCGCTGAGAAGAAAACCGGCGACCGCAACAACGCGAACTTCATCACGCACATCGACGCTAAAGTCGGCGCGGCAACTGTTATGGATGCTTCTGTCAGCCAGTTCCTCTCCAAGAACCCGATCTTCAAATTCGCGTTCAAAGGCGACTTCAAAGCGGGTGACGAACTCGTTATGACTTGGGTTGACCTCAAGGGCAACACCAAGACTTCCAAAGCCAAAATCAAATAA
- a CDS encoding protein adenylyltransferase SelO family protein has protein sequence MKATFENPTAVKSLDDLAALADYSLMDTLTSDPEATADGVDHAPRQVFSGHYVPVNPTPIETPVYIAHSETFFRELGFSDALATSEEFMRMFTGDSSQLPEPLRRRGWATGYALSIYGTEYYEQCPFRTGNGYGDGRAVSILEAVIKGQRWEMQLKGGGRTPYCRGADGRAVLRSSIREFLAQEHMHALGVKTSRSLSLYTSQTETVARPWFNNGSYSRNPEVMLEEAVAITTRVAPSFIRVGQVELFGRRARKNEHPKALEELEQIVLHLCEREYSDTIDATLPLRDKVLLLATAFRDRLTTLVAEWIRVGYCQGNFNSDNTAAGGFTLDYGPFGFIEMFDPRYQPWTGGGDHFSFLNQPQAAETNFAMFCSALKPLLAADEKAVNELDMLTLRFARAMQGKMIPMWASKLGLRKLDAPLFNELITLMLETGVDYTIFFRELSSVPEDIAPLTKSFYGDGVKDAALLNRWSEWLEKWKSVVQATNPDDINAASPESREALSRQMKAVNPKYTLREWFLVPAYQQAADGDYTLIKELQAVMTDPYAEQSEAVAAKYYRKKPTEYFEIAGISHVTCSS, from the coding sequence ATGAAAGCAACATTTGAAAACCCTACAGCGGTAAAGAGCCTTGACGATCTCGCGGCGCTGGCGGATTATTCGCTCATGGACACGTTGACATCCGACCCCGAGGCGACGGCGGACGGCGTTGACCACGCGCCGCGGCAGGTCTTCAGCGGGCATTATGTGCCTGTGAACCCTACGCCCATAGAAACCCCCGTGTACATCGCGCACAGCGAGACCTTTTTCCGCGAACTGGGCTTTAGCGACGCGCTGGCGACCTCGGAGGAGTTTATGCGGATGTTTACAGGCGACAGCTCGCAGCTCCCCGAGCCGCTGCGCCGCCGGGGCTGGGCGACGGGGTACGCGCTTTCCATCTACGGGACCGAGTACTACGAGCAGTGCCCCTTCCGTACGGGCAACGGCTACGGCGACGGGCGCGCGGTTTCCATCCTTGAAGCGGTCATAAAAGGGCAGCGCTGGGAGATGCAGCTCAAAGGCGGCGGCAGAACACCCTACTGCCGCGGTGCCGACGGCCGCGCCGTCCTGCGTTCCAGCATCCGCGAGTTTCTGGCGCAGGAGCACATGCACGCCCTGGGCGTCAAGACGTCACGCTCGCTGAGCCTCTACACCTCACAGACGGAGACGGTCGCGCGGCCGTGGTTCAACAACGGCTCCTACTCGCGAAACCCCGAGGTCATGCTCGAGGAGGCCGTGGCCATCACGACGCGGGTCGCCCCCTCTTTTATCCGGGTGGGCCAGGTCGAGCTTTTCGGCCGGCGGGCGCGCAAGAACGAGCACCCCAAAGCATTGGAGGAGCTCGAGCAGATCGTTTTGCACCTCTGTGAGCGCGAATACAGCGACACCATCGACGCCACCCTGCCCCTCCGGGACAAAGTGCTCCTGCTGGCAACGGCGTTCCGCGACCGTCTCACCACGCTGGTGGCAGAGTGGATACGCGTGGGCTACTGCCAGGGCAACTTCAACAGCGACAACACTGCCGCCGGCGGCTTCACCCTCGATTACGGCCCCTTCGGGTTCATCGAGATGTTCGACCCGCGCTACCAGCCATGGACGGGCGGAGGGGACCACTTCTCCTTCCTGAACCAGCCCCAGGCGGCAGAGACCAACTTTGCCATGTTCTGCAGCGCGCTGAAGCCGCTGCTGGCTGCCGATGAAAAGGCCGTGAACGAGCTGGACATGCTGACGCTCAGATTCGCACGAGCGATGCAGGGGAAAATGATCCCCATGTGGGCATCCAAGCTGGGACTGCGTAAGCTGGATGCACCGCTGTTCAATGAACTCATCACGCTGATGCTCGAGACGGGGGTGGATTACACCATCTTCTTCCGCGAACTCTCATCGGTGCCCGAAGATATCGCCCCGCTGACGAAGAGCTTTTACGGTGACGGGGTCAAAGATGCGGCGCTGCTGAACCGCTGGAGCGAATGGCTGGAGAAGTGGAAGAGTGTCGTACAGGCGACCAACCCCGACGACATCAACGCCGCTTCGCCGGAATCGCGCGAAGCGCTCTCACGCCAAATGAAAGCCGTCAACCCCAAGTACACGTTGAGGGAGTGGTTCCTCGTCCCGGCCTATCAGCAGGCCGCCGACGGGGACTATACGCTTATCAAGGAGCTGCAGGCGGTTATGACCGACCCCTACGCCGAGCAGTCCGAAGCAGTCGCGGCGAAGTACTACAGGAAAAAGCCCACCGAATACTTCGAGATCGCCGGTATCTCCCACGTCACCTGTTCGTCGTAA
- a CDS encoding TIR domain-containing protein encodes MSKTYRLFISHSWAYSDAYDKVVQMIANQGISFYDHSVPRHDPIHTNGTDKQLREAIDAKIKGTSCILILAGVYSTYSKWINKEIDIAVAYRKPIIAIEPWGAEKTSTIVKDNADVIVKWQSSSIAKAIRDWG; translated from the coding sequence ATGTCAAAAACGTATAGATTGTTTATCAGTCATTCATGGGCCTATAGTGACGCATATGACAAGGTTGTTCAAATGATTGCGAATCAAGGGATTAGTTTTTACGATCACTCCGTCCCAAGACATGACCCAATTCATACAAATGGCACGGACAAGCAACTCAGAGAAGCGATTGATGCCAAAATCAAAGGAACTAGTTGCATATTGATCCTTGCTGGAGTATATTCAACATATAGCAAGTGGATAAACAAAGAAATTGACATTGCTGTCGCATATAGAAAGCCAATAATTGCTATCGAACCATGGGGTGCAGAAAAGACTTCGACAATTGTCAAAGATAACGCGGATGTAATTGTAAAATGGCAATCTAGCTCAATTGCAAAAGCAATTCGTGACTGGGGTTGA
- a CDS encoding TIGR00282 family metallophosphoesterase, which yields MTVAMIGDVVGRPGRSMIKQHLPRLKKEHGIDFVVANYENASHGFGLTAKNADELFGAGVDVMTGGNHSFDKKEIIPLFEKLPLLRPHNYPEAMPGKGTGMYEVNGVKVGVLNVMGYYAMPMVDNPFICAQKSVEALRREGAEVILVDMHAEATSEKRALLMMLKGHVSAIIGTHTHVATDDLQIDGGTGYVTDLGLSGCRDNVIGMDPKIPLQRFLTGLPGHFNVPEKCKKILQTAVFELDEKGRCVSARKIKTFDDGREIVTDAWEV from the coding sequence ATTACAGTAGCAATGATCGGTGACGTTGTCGGGCGGCCGGGTCGGTCGATGATCAAGCAGCACCTGCCGCGGCTCAAGAAGGAGCACGGCATCGACTTCGTCGTGGCCAACTACGAGAACGCCAGCCACGGCTTCGGGCTGACCGCCAAGAACGCCGACGAGCTCTTCGGCGCAGGCGTGGACGTTATGACCGGGGGCAACCACAGCTTTGACAAGAAAGAGATCATCCCCCTTTTTGAAAAGCTGCCGCTGTTGCGTCCGCACAACTACCCCGAGGCGATGCCGGGCAAGGGCACGGGCATGTACGAGGTGAACGGCGTCAAAGTCGGTGTGCTCAACGTCATGGGCTACTACGCCATGCCGATGGTCGACAACCCCTTCATCTGCGCGCAGAAGAGCGTCGAGGCGCTGCGGCGCGAGGGGGCCGAAGTCATCCTTGTCGATATGCACGCCGAGGCGACGAGCGAGAAAAGGGCGCTGCTCATGATGCTAAAGGGCCACGTCAGCGCCATCATCGGCACCCATACCCACGTGGCGACGGACGATTTGCAGATCGACGGCGGCACGGGCTACGTCACGGACCTGGGCCTCAGCGGCTGCCGCGACAACGTCATCGGGATGGACCCCAAGATCCCGCTGCAGCGCTTCCTGACAGGCCTTCCCGGCCACTTCAACGTCCCGGAAAAATGTAAAAAGATTCTGCAGACGGCCGTGTTCGAGCTGGACGAGAAGGGGCGCTGCGTGAGCGCCAGGAAGATCAAGACCTTCGACGACGGGCGCGAGATCGTCACCGACGCCTGGGAAGTTTAG
- a CDS encoding thiosulfate oxidation carrier protein SoxY, giving the protein MQRRTFLSMAAGACALAAVPASVLAEDFRKSKPTVWTAKTVDDALKAMYGTTATVAEGVTVVAPDVASNGGAVPVDVKSDIAAKSVMIVQNVNPESAVIVYDLNEYSIIDFSIKIKMKASGTITAIVQGNDGKLYSGSKTLDVALGGCEG; this is encoded by the coding sequence ATGCAAAGAAGAACATTCCTCTCCATGGCAGCCGGCGCCTGTGCCCTCGCTGCGGTACCGGCAAGCGTCCTGGCGGAAGATTTCCGTAAATCCAAGCCGACAGTTTGGACAGCGAAAACTGTCGACGACGCCCTCAAAGCGATGTACGGCACAACGGCAACTGTCGCTGAAGGCGTCACAGTCGTCGCTCCGGACGTTGCAAGCAACGGTGGTGCGGTTCCGGTTGATGTCAAGTCTGACATCGCTGCAAAATCCGTCATGATCGTCCAGAACGTCAACCCGGAATCTGCGGTTATCGTTTACGACCTCAACGAGTACAGCATCATCGACTTCTCCATCAAGATCAAGATGAAAGCTTCCGGTACGATCACAGCAATCGTACAGGGTAACGACGGCAAGCTCTACAGCGGATCCAAAACACTCGACGTTGCACTCGGTGGTTGTGAGGGCTGA